From the genome of Pseudomonas sp. TMP9, one region includes:
- the gtfA gene encoding sucrose phosphorylase, with protein sequence MALRNAVQLITYPDRLGGNLSKLFTLLDQHLGDAIGGVHLLPMYPSNADGGFSPLTHLEVDPRYGDWADVERISARFDLCVDLVISHIADESPEFLDFVARGQDSAYADLFVQVDTLGEISPQDLAKIHIRKEKEPFRDVHVANGETCRVWCTFTERQIDLNYESPLTYQLMERYMAFLTARGVKLFRLDAFGYTTKKIGSSCFLVEPDVYRILDWFRETGEKYGAEMLPEVHDHISYQYAISRRQMRPYAFALPPLVLHAFLAGTSRYLKQWLRMCPRNQITVLDTHDGICIPDVESMLPDAEIRFLVDEVSTRSADPIMRRSAVSVHSVGAIYQLTCTFYEALLRNDEAYIAARAIQFFTPGIPQVYYVGLLAGCNDFELCAATREARDVNRHYYTVEEAETALQKPLVQRLLQLMRLRNSHPAFDGRFELNQSCESSVAMAWRHGEHYCRLHVDLSTCQAIIDYRDPETGSERQIRC encoded by the coding sequence ATGGCATTGCGTAACGCAGTTCAGTTAATCACCTACCCGGATCGTTTGGGTGGCAACCTGAGTAAGCTCTTCACCTTGCTTGATCAGCACCTTGGCGATGCTATTGGCGGCGTGCATTTGTTGCCCATGTACCCCTCCAATGCGGATGGTGGTTTCTCGCCCTTGACCCATCTAGAGGTTGACCCGCGCTATGGCGACTGGGCCGATGTTGAGCGTATCTCAGCGCGGTTTGATCTCTGTGTTGACTTGGTGATCAGCCACATTGCCGATGAGTCGCCTGAGTTTCTTGATTTTGTCGCCCGTGGCCAGGATTCAGCCTATGCCGACCTGTTTGTGCAGGTCGATACGCTGGGTGAGATCAGCCCGCAAGATTTAGCCAAAATTCATATCCGCAAAGAGAAGGAGCCATTTCGCGATGTGCACGTGGCCAACGGCGAAACCTGCCGGGTGTGGTGCACCTTTACAGAGCGGCAAATTGACCTCAACTATGAATCGCCCCTGACCTATCAGCTGATGGAGCGGTACATGGCCTTTCTCACTGCGCGTGGGGTCAAGCTGTTCCGTTTGGATGCCTTTGGCTACACCACCAAGAAGATTGGTAGCAGCTGCTTTTTGGTTGAGCCGGATGTTTACCGCATCCTCGACTGGTTCCGCGAGACCGGTGAAAAGTATGGAGCCGAGATGCTGCCCGAGGTGCACGACCACATCAGTTATCAGTATGCGATTTCGCGCCGGCAGATGCGGCCCTATGCGTTCGCCCTGCCGCCGCTGGTGTTGCATGCCTTTCTCGCCGGCACTAGCCGCTACCTCAAACAATGGTTGCGCATGTGCCCGCGCAACCAGATCACCGTGCTCGACACCCATGACGGCATCTGCATTCCAGATGTGGAAAGCATGTTGCCAGATGCGGAAATTCGTTTTCTCGTCGACGAGGTATCAACCCGCAGCGCCGACCCGATCATGCGCCGTTCGGCGGTCAGCGTGCACAGCGTCGGTGCGATCTATCAGCTCACTTGCACCTTCTATGAAGCGCTGCTGCGCAATGACGAGGCCTATATCGCAGCCCGCGCCATCCAATTTTTCACCCCCGGTATTCCTCAGGTTTATTACGTGGGGCTGCTGGCCGGTTGTAATGATTTTGAGCTGTGCGCCGCTACTCGCGAAGCACGTGATGTGAATCGGCACTACTACACCGTGGAGGAGGCCGAAACCGCCTTGCAGAAACCGCTGGTGCAGCGCTTGCTACAGCTGATGCGCTTACGCAACAGCCATCCCGCGTTTGATGGGCGTTTTGAGTTGAATCAGTCGTGTGAAAGCAGCGTCGCCATGGCGTGGCGCCATGGCGAGCATTATTGCCGGCTGCATGTTGATCTAAGCACCTGTCAGGCGATCATCGATTACCGCGACCCTGAGACCGGCAGCGAGCGACAAATACGCTGTTGA